A genomic window from Streptomyces sp. WMMC940 includes:
- a CDS encoding (Fe-S)-binding protein: protein MRVALFVTCVNDTLFPRTGRAVVALLERLGVRVDFPPAQTCCGQPQFNTGYRHETEPLVRRHATAFDAYDYVVTPSGSCAAMVRDNYPRIGAKAAAEGRGRELAEAAARAVPKTYELTEFLVDVLQVVDVGAYYPHTVTYHPTCHGLRMLGLGDRPRRLLERVEGLELRELPGAEECCGFGGTFAVKNAAVSAAMGADKARNIASTGAEAVCTVDNSCQMHISGTLTRLGSAVRPVHIAEILASTQGDPR, encoded by the coding sequence ATGCGGGTCGCGCTCTTCGTCACCTGCGTCAACGACACGCTCTTCCCGCGCACCGGCCGGGCCGTCGTCGCCCTCCTGGAGCGCCTCGGTGTGCGGGTGGACTTCCCGCCGGCGCAGACCTGCTGCGGCCAGCCGCAGTTCAACACCGGCTACCGGCACGAGACCGAACCGCTGGTGCGCCGCCACGCCACCGCGTTCGACGCCTACGACTACGTCGTCACGCCCTCCGGCTCCTGCGCCGCCATGGTCCGCGACAACTACCCGCGCATCGGTGCGAAGGCCGCCGCCGAGGGCCGCGGCCGGGAGCTCGCCGAGGCCGCGGCGCGCGCGGTGCCGAAGACATACGAGCTGACCGAGTTCCTGGTCGATGTGCTCCAGGTCGTGGACGTCGGCGCGTACTACCCGCACACCGTCACCTACCACCCCACCTGCCACGGGCTGCGGATGCTCGGCCTCGGCGACCGACCGCGGCGGCTGCTGGAACGGGTCGAGGGCCTCGAACTGCGCGAGCTGCCCGGCGCCGAGGAATGCTGCGGCTTCGGCGGCACCTTCGCCGTCAAGAACGCCGCCGTCTCCGCGGCGATGGGGGCCGACAAGGCACGCAACATCGCCTCGACGGGCGCGGAGGCGGTGTGCACCGTCGACAACTCCTGTCAGATGCACATCAGCGGCACGCTCACCCGGCTCGGGTCGGCGGTCCGCCCGGTCCACATCGCCGAGATCCTGGCGAGCACCCAAGGGGACCCTCGATGA
- a CDS encoding SpoIIE family protein phosphatase, with product MCAARSWTDPTAGELAPTASGGLLDLLGVAAVLLDAEGRIDLWSPQAESLFGYSAEEALGQFAGRLLVHEEDLEFVLGLFAQVMEGGDSWAGVFPVRHKDGGTRLVEFRNMRLMDDQGDYYALGLAADQTTVRRVERDLALSARLVSQSPIGLGVLDTDLRYISVNPAEERMNGVPAAEHVGRHVHEVLPFLDASFAATMRQVLVTGTPVLDQYTVGRTPADPENEHAWSISFHRLEAPNGKVLGVVTSSVDVTERHRAVQEQRRTVLALQRSLLPLAPPPRPGLAVASRYRPARAAVEIGGDWFDVIALGGDKTALVVGDVMGSGVSAAATMGQLRTATRTLACLDLDPAEVLQHLDRITEDLAQETIATCVYAAYDPHTGQCHMSQAGHLPAALLHADGTRELLDLPTGTPLGVGKGDFHAGTVALDPGDQLVLYTDGLVERRDQPIDACLDNLLVLLDDPERSPDDTCDALLRTLRHPGDHDDVALLVARVLPSEPGPDAVRQPASGKEEHGPGARGRPRER from the coding sequence ATGTGCGCGGCCAGGTCCTGGACCGATCCCACGGCGGGGGAGCTCGCTCCGACCGCCTCCGGCGGGCTGCTCGACCTGCTGGGTGTGGCGGCCGTGCTGCTCGACGCCGAGGGAAGGATCGATCTCTGGAGCCCCCAGGCGGAGAGCCTGTTCGGCTACAGCGCCGAGGAGGCCCTGGGCCAGTTCGCCGGCCGGCTGCTGGTCCACGAGGAGGACCTGGAATTCGTGCTGGGCCTCTTCGCACAGGTCATGGAGGGCGGGGACAGCTGGGCCGGTGTCTTCCCCGTACGGCACAAGGACGGCGGCACCCGGCTGGTGGAGTTCCGCAATATGCGGCTCATGGACGACCAGGGCGACTACTACGCCCTGGGGCTGGCCGCCGACCAGACGACGGTTCGGCGGGTCGAACGGGACCTGGCCCTCTCCGCCCGCCTGGTGTCGCAGTCGCCGATCGGACTGGGTGTGCTGGACACCGACCTCCGCTACATCTCGGTGAACCCCGCCGAGGAACGCATGAACGGCGTTCCTGCCGCCGAGCACGTGGGCCGGCACGTCCACGAGGTGCTGCCGTTCCTGGACGCGTCCTTCGCAGCGACGATGCGCCAGGTCCTGGTGACCGGCACCCCGGTCCTGGACCAGTACACCGTCGGCAGGACCCCGGCGGACCCGGAGAACGAGCACGCCTGGTCGATCTCCTTCCACCGGCTCGAAGCCCCCAACGGAAAGGTCCTGGGCGTGGTGACGTCGAGCGTGGACGTCACCGAGCGGCACCGCGCCGTACAGGAGCAACGACGCACGGTGCTCGCCCTCCAACGCAGCCTGCTGCCCCTCGCACCGCCGCCGCGACCGGGCCTGGCGGTCGCGTCCCGCTACCGGCCCGCCCGAGCCGCGGTGGAGATCGGCGGGGACTGGTTCGACGTCATCGCGCTCGGGGGTGACAAGACCGCCCTCGTCGTCGGTGATGTCATGGGCAGCGGCGTGAGCGCCGCCGCCACCATGGGGCAGCTCCGAACCGCCACCCGCACCCTCGCCTGTCTCGACCTCGATCCCGCCGAGGTGCTCCAGCACCTCGACCGCATCACCGAGGACCTCGCGCAGGAGACCATCGCCACCTGCGTCTACGCGGCCTACGACCCCCACACCGGCCAGTGCCACATGTCCCAGGCCGGTCATCTGCCCGCCGCCCTCCTCCATGCCGACGGGACACGGGAACTGCTCGATCTGCCCACCGGCACCCCGCTGGGAGTAGGAAAGGGCGACTTCCACGCCGGCACGGTCGCCCTCGACCCGGGCGACCAGCTCGTCCTGTACACCGACGGTCTGGTCGAAAGGCGGGACCAGCCCATCGACGCGTGCCTGGACAACCTGCTCGTCCTCCTGGACGACCCAGAACGTTCTCCGGACGACACGTGCGACGCGCTGCTGCGCACCCTGCGTCATCCCGGTGACCACGACGACGTGGCGCTGCTCGTGGCCCGGGTCCTGCCCTCCGAGCCCGGCCCGGACGCCGTGCGGCAGCCCGCCTCCGGGAAGGAGGAACACGGGCCGGGCGCGCGCGGCCGGCCGCGGGAGCGGTGA
- a CDS encoding class F sortase, protein MNRPSGSGAGPGALRATVSAIALAATLLLTSCGGQDTAAPPAGSDRSAAQDPAGGQESAAGAGKAAGALARSAPRVVSIPSLGVQSELESLGQNKDGTMTTPKNPDLAGWYEPGPTPGSQGPAVIAGHVTWNGKAAVFEKLKTLKAGDTIKVTREDGKTAEFAVDRIAEYPKKEFPTLEVYKNLDHAGLRLVTCGGQFDADRSYYPNNVVVFASMVAVA, encoded by the coding sequence ATGAACCGCCCCTCGGGCAGCGGGGCGGGACCCGGCGCCCTGCGTGCGACCGTGTCAGCGATCGCCCTCGCGGCGACACTGCTGCTCACGTCCTGCGGCGGCCAGGACACGGCGGCACCGCCGGCCGGCTCGGACCGGAGCGCCGCACAGGACCCGGCGGGCGGTCAGGAGTCGGCGGCGGGCGCGGGCAAGGCCGCAGGGGCACTCGCCCGGTCGGCGCCGCGCGTGGTGTCCATCCCGTCCCTCGGAGTGCAGAGCGAGCTGGAGTCGCTCGGGCAGAACAAGGACGGGACGATGACGACCCCGAAGAACCCCGACCTCGCGGGCTGGTACGAACCGGGCCCCACCCCCGGCTCCCAGGGGCCGGCGGTGATCGCCGGACACGTGACCTGGAACGGCAAGGCCGCGGTCTTCGAGAAGCTGAAGACGCTGAAGGCCGGCGACACGATCAAGGTGACGCGCGAGGACGGGAAGACGGCCGAGTTCGCCGTGGACCGCATCGCCGAGTACCCGAAGAAGGAGTTCCCCACCCTGGAGGTCTACAAGAACCTCGATCACGCGGGCCTTCGACTGGTCACCTGCGGCGGCCAGTTCGACGCCGACCGCAGCTACTACCCCAACAACGTCGTGGTGTTCGCCAGCATGGTGGCGGTCGCGTAG
- a CDS encoding pyridoxamine 5'-phosphate oxidase family protein — translation MRAHLGDQLVIDSPATGGTRRDGEIVGLHHADGTPPYDVRWSDTDQVTLVFPGPDAHVRHLEHASGATPSRPDAPGATPARPRPDRAPSPGGIGRRVAAERERQGLTRATVAGRAAMAPQYLAYLEERPADPGLGTLTRLAGALGTSVEALRGGGIDLPPGQGQALLHPELRELDADECRALLSTHGVGRVALTAPVGPAVVPVNYEVIDDEIAFRTAPGSLPAAAVDSEVAFEVDHLDETAGQGWSVLAVGPARHVTEPDAVRRLADGAHAHPWAGGEREMWVSIRPQRLTGRRIGPAPR, via the coding sequence ATGCGAGCGCACCTCGGCGATCAACTCGTCATCGACAGCCCGGCGACCGGCGGTACCAGGCGCGACGGCGAGATCGTCGGACTCCACCATGCGGATGGAACACCCCCCTACGACGTGCGCTGGTCGGACACGGACCAGGTGACGCTGGTGTTCCCCGGGCCCGACGCCCATGTCCGTCACCTGGAACACGCGTCCGGGGCGACGCCTTCGAGGCCGGATGCCCCGGGCGCGACGCCCGCACGGCCCCGGCCCGACCGGGCCCCCAGCCCCGGCGGCATCGGCCGGCGGGTGGCCGCCGAGCGCGAGCGGCAGGGGCTCACCCGGGCCACCGTGGCCGGCCGCGCCGCCATGGCTCCGCAGTACCTCGCGTACCTGGAAGAACGCCCGGCCGACCCCGGTCTGGGCACGCTGACCCGACTCGCCGGCGCGCTGGGAACGAGCGTGGAAGCCCTGCGCGGGGGCGGCATCGATCTGCCGCCCGGGCAAGGCCAGGCCCTCCTCCATCCCGAACTGCGGGAACTCGATGCCGACGAGTGCCGCGCCCTGCTCTCCACCCATGGCGTGGGCCGCGTCGCCCTGACGGCACCCGTCGGCCCGGCAGTCGTTCCGGTGAACTACGAGGTCATCGACGACGAGATCGCCTTCCGCACCGCACCCGGTTCGTTGCCCGCGGCGGCCGTGGATTCCGAGGTCGCCTTCGAGGTCGATCATCTGGACGAGACCGCCGGCCAGGGCTGGAGTGTTCTCGCCGTCGGCCCGGCGCGACACGTCACGGAACCCGATGCGGTGCGACGGCTGGCGGACGGCGCTCACGCCCACCCGTGGGCGGGTGGTGAGCGAGAGATGTGGGTGTCGATCCGGCCCCAGCGCCTCACCGGCCGCCGTATCGGTCCGGCCCCTCGGTGA
- a CDS encoding universal stress protein — translation MELPLVVGVDGSDSSLRAVDWAVDEAARHGLPLRLVHASLWERYEGRRPSFSTDRPAEEVMGEHIVASAAERARLRAPEVKVSGEVLPDDAVSALLREGHLASAVVTGSRGRSDLGGLLLGSVGLTVAARATCPVVVVRGSERNRQGAYGRVVVGVGESAEDMGAVRFALREAEARDCVLEAVRAWRCPAHEHARHPLLAHDAGRTHEERASAILDEALRDLVRGRVEVDGRAVEGPAHKVLLSASAGADLLVVGALRPHGHFGLQLGRVAHALLHHSECPVAVVPERT, via the coding sequence ATGGAACTCCCGCTGGTCGTGGGCGTGGACGGGTCGGACTCCAGCCTGCGGGCGGTCGACTGGGCCGTCGACGAAGCCGCACGGCACGGGCTCCCCCTGCGCCTGGTCCACGCCTCCCTGTGGGAGCGCTACGAGGGCAGGCGGCCGTCCTTCAGCACCGATCGTCCGGCCGAAGAGGTCATGGGGGAGCACATCGTGGCGTCCGCCGCGGAGCGGGCCCGGCTGCGCGCCCCCGAGGTGAAGGTGTCCGGCGAGGTACTGCCCGACGACGCCGTGTCCGCGCTGCTGCGGGAGGGGCACCTCGCCTCCGCCGTGGTCACGGGATCCCGAGGTCGCAGTGATCTCGGCGGGCTGCTGCTGGGATCGGTCGGACTCACGGTGGCGGCCCGCGCGACGTGCCCGGTCGTCGTGGTGCGGGGGTCCGAACGGAACCGGCAGGGGGCCTACGGGCGGGTGGTGGTCGGCGTGGGCGAATCGGCCGAGGACATGGGAGCGGTACGGTTCGCCCTCCGTGAGGCCGAGGCCCGCGACTGCGTCCTGGAGGCTGTGAGGGCCTGGCGGTGTCCCGCGCACGAGCACGCGAGACATCCTCTCCTCGCGCACGACGCCGGCCGCACGCACGAGGAGCGGGCTTCGGCGATCCTGGACGAAGCACTGCGCGACCTCGTACGGGGCCGGGTCGAGGTGGACGGCCGGGCGGTCGAAGGGCCCGCCCACAAGGTCCTGCTGAGCGCTTCGGCCGGCGCCGACCTCCTGGTCGTCGGCGCCCTGAGACCGCACGGCCACTTCGGTCTGCAACTCGGCAGGGTGGCCCACGCCCTGCTCCATCACTCCGAGTGCCCGGTCGCCGTCGTCCCCGAGCGCACCTGA
- a CDS encoding CBS domain-containing protein, producing the protein MTTAREIMHVGATCIQESETLADAARRMSELGIGALPICGPDDRLHGIITDRDIVVKCLAKGKDPKTMTAGMLEQGKPVTIDAGADSDEVLQAMEQHRIRRLPVVENHRLVGMISEADLARRLPEKQVGHFVEVVCAGK; encoded by the coding sequence ATGACCACTGCACGGGAGATCATGCACGTCGGCGCCACGTGCATCCAGGAGAGCGAGACCCTGGCGGACGCGGCGCGCCGGATGAGTGAGCTGGGCATCGGAGCTCTCCCGATCTGCGGGCCGGACGACCGGCTCCACGGGATCATCACCGACCGCGACATCGTGGTCAAGTGCCTTGCCAAGGGCAAGGACCCGAAGACCATGACCGCGGGCATGCTCGAGCAGGGCAAGCCGGTGACGATCGACGCCGGGGCCGACTCGGACGAGGTACTGCAGGCCATGGAGCAGCACAGGATCCGACGGCTGCCGGTCGTCGAGAACCATCGCCTGGTCGGCATGATCAGTGAGGCGGACCTCGCGCGACGCCTGCCGGAGAAGCAGGTGGGGCACTTCGTCGAGGTCGTCTGCGCCGGGAAGTGA
- a CDS encoding fasciclin domain-containing protein, translating to MRSTATRMAQAAVAPVVAVPLALGAFAPNAYAQEPTPGPTGTFGPDCSELPRSGAGSAAAMAEQKVADAAAGSRQLTQLASALAKAGLDDTLNRSQDITLFAPTNHAFNSLTQAQRQSLLNDPEQLKKVLTYHVVNADITPSELPNGSFKTLEGSQLTTSGSGTSFKVNKTADIVCGNITTANATVYLIDGLLTPPD from the coding sequence ATGAGGTCCACGGCAACGCGCATGGCACAGGCGGCCGTCGCCCCGGTGGTCGCCGTCCCGCTCGCGCTCGGCGCCTTCGCCCCGAACGCCTACGCACAGGAGCCGACTCCCGGTCCGACGGGAACGTTCGGGCCCGACTGCTCGGAACTGCCCCGGAGCGGGGCAGGCAGTGCCGCGGCGATGGCCGAACAGAAGGTGGCGGACGCCGCGGCCGGAAGCCGCCAGTTGACACAACTGGCGTCGGCGCTGGCGAAGGCCGGACTGGACGACACCCTCAACCGATCGCAGGACATCACCCTCTTCGCGCCCACCAACCACGCCTTCAACAGCCTGACCCAGGCACAGCGCCAATCCCTGTTGAACGACCCGGAGCAGTTGAAGAAGGTACTGACGTACCACGTCGTGAACGCCGACATCACCCCGAGCGAGCTGCCCAACGGCTCGTTCAAGACGCTGGAAGGCTCGCAGCTCACCACCTCCGGCTCGGGTACCTCCTTCAAGGTCAACAAAACGGCGGACATTGTCTGCGGCAACATCACCACCGCCAACGCCACCGTCTATCTCATCGACGGGCTCCTCACCCCGCCCGACTGA
- a CDS encoding DUF6411 family protein yields the protein MMAAGIVAVCAVVLVLAFVLPRLSRHPQNGTQRVLGTGARAGGKAPGMLGRMFGKSFHSSSRAVGRSGSAGRRARNRLPF from the coding sequence ATGATGGCTGCCGGAATCGTTGCCGTGTGCGCGGTAGTGCTTGTGCTCGCCTTCGTTCTGCCGCGCCTGTCAAGGCACCCGCAGAACGGCACTCAGCGTGTGCTGGGCACGGGTGCCCGTGCGGGCGGGAAGGCTCCCGGAATGCTGGGACGCATGTTCGGCAAGTCGTTCCACAGCAGTTCCCGGGCTGTCGGGCGGTCCGGATCGGCGGGGCGCCGGGCGAGGAACCGACTGCCGTTCTGA
- a CDS encoding CBS domain-containing protein — MRHRRVADLMTPDAVAVLPGTTFKEIARLLDEFGISAVPVVDVDGRPLGVVSEADLVRRQASGGGAPTAEGLMTSPAVVARPEWSVVKAARVMERNRIKRLPVTDDAGCVIGVLSRSDLIQLFLRRDRAIQEEILEDVLTRTLRLSPSALSVEVADGRVTLSGTVPRRSLVPVTVRLCESVDGVVDVTDRLAFTWDDIVSTTREPTPAAGEAPHGAP; from the coding sequence ATGAGGCACCGGCGCGTTGCCGATCTGATGACCCCTGATGCCGTCGCGGTGCTCCCCGGCACCACCTTCAAGGAGATCGCCCGCTTGCTCGACGAGTTCGGCATCAGTGCCGTGCCCGTCGTCGATGTCGACGGGCGACCGCTGGGCGTGGTGTCCGAGGCGGACCTCGTGCGCCGTCAGGCATCCGGAGGCGGGGCTCCCACGGCCGAGGGGCTCATGACGAGTCCCGCCGTCGTCGCCCGTCCGGAATGGAGCGTGGTCAAGGCCGCCAGGGTGATGGAGAGGAACCGGATCAAGCGGCTGCCGGTGACGGACGACGCCGGTTGCGTGATCGGGGTGCTCAGCCGCAGTGATCTGATCCAGCTGTTCCTGCGACGGGACAGGGCGATCCAGGAGGAGATCCTGGAGGACGTCCTCACCCGTACGCTCCGTCTGTCTCCGTCCGCGCTCTCCGTCGAGGTCGCGGACGGCCGGGTGACGCTCAGCGGCACGGTTCCGCGCAGAAGCCTGGTTCCCGTGACCGTGCGGCTCTGCGAGAGCGTCGACGGCGTCGTGGACGTCACCGACCGGCTGGCCTTCACCTGGGACGACATCGTGAGCACCACGCGCGAGCCGACCCCCGCGGCAGGTGAGGCGCCCCACGGGGCACCGTGA
- a CDS encoding OsmC family protein has protein sequence MGRVILDTLRAPYDDRGVWASLTPEEARRLAGLLLSEAEAVESRTPTSGPHLAVVPLHGDACAVTVRGHALRVDQPVTDGGQDTGPTPVELFVASVAACVAHYAGRFLERHGLDRGALRVTADHTMAADRPARVATLTVDVDVPGLPPARARPLEAVAARCAVKNTLEHPPAITVRLRDDGRAPRPVGSSAAGGDQPRR, from the coding sequence ATGGGACGCGTGATTCTGGACACCCTCCGTGCCCCGTACGACGACCGCGGGGTATGGGCGTCGCTCACTCCGGAGGAAGCCAGGCGGCTCGCCGGGCTCCTCCTCTCGGAGGCGGAGGCGGTCGAGAGCCGCACGCCCACCTCCGGACCGCACCTCGCCGTCGTACCGCTGCACGGTGACGCCTGTGCAGTGACGGTGCGAGGGCACGCGTTGAGGGTCGACCAGCCGGTCACCGACGGCGGCCAGGACACGGGTCCCACACCGGTCGAGCTCTTCGTGGCGTCCGTGGCCGCGTGCGTCGCCCACTACGCCGGGCGCTTCCTCGAACGGCACGGCCTCGATCGCGGCGCCCTGCGCGTCACCGCCGATCACACGATGGCCGCCGACCGTCCCGCGCGCGTGGCCACGCTGACCGTCGACGTCGATGTGCCCGGACTGCCACCGGCCAGGGCGAGGCCCCTGGAGGCGGTGGCCGCCCGCTGCGCCGTCAAGAACACGCTCGAGCACCCTCCCGCGATCACGGTCCGGCTCCGCGACGACGGCCGGGCTCCGCGGCCGGTGGGAAGTTCCGCGGCCGGTGGGGACCAGCCCCGCCGTTGA
- a CDS encoding Hsp20/alpha crystallin family protein, which yields MAVLARKQRFPFPDLPDWFEDFPARFSMPAMADLHTMRIEEYTEGGRYVIRAELPGIEVKDLDVTVEDGILTIRAERTEREVDKHRSEIRYGSITRALALPKSADDGDVRAEYTDGMLTVSVGLGEEKPEPKHIEIKHAV from the coding sequence ATGGCTGTACTCGCACGCAAGCAGAGGTTCCCGTTCCCGGATCTGCCGGACTGGTTCGAGGACTTCCCCGCCCGGTTCAGCATGCCGGCCATGGCCGATCTGCACACCATGAGGATCGAGGAGTACACGGAGGGCGGCAGGTACGTCATCCGTGCGGAACTCCCGGGCATCGAGGTGAAGGACCTGGACGTGACCGTGGAGGACGGCATCCTCACCATCAGGGCGGAACGTACCGAGCGCGAGGTGGACAAGCACCGCAGTGAGATCCGGTACGGATCGATCACCCGCGCCCTCGCTCTGCCGAAGAGCGCCGACGACGGCGACGTCCGCGCCGAGTACACGGACGGCATGCTCACGGTGAGCGTGGGTCTGGGCGAGGAGAAACCTGAGCCCAAGCACATCGAGATCAAGCACGCCGTGTGA
- a CDS encoding universal stress protein, translated as MVRRGPVLVRKAATERRSGTWADVTLSREVRPGHPVDVLAGAAEHAPLVVGRRGHEGFAGMRLGSVPHGLLHRASCPVVTVPAAGAVFRGAAARRRDTTAGRMRLTGPRTRRWRDRQAGRGRSARRVGPVGPVAHAGTSAFLKLTGGAREGRGGAVESGRHPIAHRAIRIREKRMGPSRRCVPRPPDRSCRPPSGRAGATARARRTPRWVGSRHTGPTSRMPASAARRGGAEGCRGRAAVAPTARPFRGRADQSGPGVRTMSSSRKCAEHEIHGS; from the coding sequence ATCGTCCGGCGCGGGCCGGTACTCGTTCGCAAGGCGGCGACCGAGAGACGGTCCGGTACGTGGGCCGACGTCACCCTGAGCCGCGAGGTGCGGCCCGGGCACCCGGTCGACGTGCTGGCCGGCGCCGCCGAGCACGCACCCCTCGTCGTCGGACGCCGGGGACATGAGGGCTTCGCCGGCATGCGGCTCGGCTCCGTTCCGCACGGCCTGCTGCACCGGGCGTCCTGCCCGGTGGTGACCGTGCCTGCCGCCGGGGCCGTGTTCCGGGGTGCGGCCGCCCGGCGTCGGGACACCACGGCGGGCCGCATGCGTCTGACAGGGCCGAGGACGCGGCGGTGGCGTGATCGGCAGGCCGGAAGGGGCCGTTCGGCCCGGCGCGTCGGCCCGGTCGGTCCTGTTGCCCACGCCGGGACGAGTGCTTTCCTGAAGCTGACGGGAGGGGCCCGTGAGGGACGCGGGGGAGCGGTGGAAAGTGGCCGACACCCCATCGCGCACCGCGCGATCAGGATCCGCGAGAAGCGGATGGGCCCCTCCCGCCGTTGCGTGCCGCGGCCACCGGACCGGTCCTGCCGCCCGCCCTCGGGCAGGGCGGGGGCGACCGCTCGAGCCCGACGGACTCCTCGGTGGGTCGGCTCCCGGCATACGGGGCCGACGAGCCGCATGCCCGCGTCCGCCGCGAGGCGCGGTGGCGCCGAGGGCTGCCGGGGGCGGGCGGCCGTCGCCCCGACCGCTCGGCCCTTCCGCGGTCGAGCGGATCAGTCGGGTCCCGGCGTCCGTACGATGTCCAGTTCGAGGAAGTGCGCCGAGCACGAGATACACGGATCGTGA
- a CDS encoding hydrogenase maturation protease, with translation MEPVARTAVIGIGNEFRRDDGIGWAVVAALKDRAARQPLSQGTVLAQSDGDPGRLIGLWEDTALAVVVDACFPPSVRPGRTHRWSGNPDGSFHPAGPARHSTHGLGLAEAVRLGDVLGRGPGRLVVYAVEGADRSLGTGLTPAVARAVPGLVRRIEADIRRHREVPAHGPRGRVSTGDRPGDGSAPGTRRTHIGAGGRRT, from the coding sequence ATGGAACCGGTAGCCCGCACGGCGGTCATCGGGATCGGCAACGAGTTCCGCCGGGACGACGGGATCGGCTGGGCCGTCGTCGCCGCGCTGAAGGACCGGGCCGCGCGGCAGCCGCTGTCCCAGGGCACCGTACTGGCGCAGTCCGACGGGGACCCCGGCCGGCTGATCGGCCTCTGGGAGGACACCGCCCTGGCGGTGGTCGTCGACGCCTGCTTCCCCCCGTCGGTGCGGCCGGGGCGGACGCACCGGTGGTCCGGGAACCCCGACGGCTCCTTCCACCCGGCCGGCCCGGCTCGGCACAGCACGCACGGACTCGGCCTCGCCGAGGCGGTCCGGCTCGGCGACGTCCTCGGACGAGGTCCCGGCCGTCTCGTCGTGTACGCGGTCGAGGGAGCGGACCGTTCGCTGGGCACGGGACTCACCCCGGCGGTGGCACGCGCGGTGCCGGGTCTGGTCCGGCGGATCGAGGCGGACATCCGCCGCCACCGCGAGGTTCCGGCCCACGGCCCGCGGGGACGGGTGAGTACCGGCGACCGCCCCGGGGACGGGTCCGCACCAGGGACACGCCGGACCCATATCGGAGCCGGAGGGAGACGCACCTGA
- a CDS encoding CBS domain-containing protein: MTDSPRTVSDVMTHAAVAVGRHAAYKEIVELMDQWKVSALPVVEGDGRVIGVVSEADLLPKEEFRIDAPTLGEGARPDLWKAGAVTAGELMSSPAVTVHPGATVAEAARIMARRRVKRLPVVDRVGMLEGVVSRSDLLKVFLRTDEDLAEDVRRHVLADLPAAVGVEASVTDGVVTLSGELRDRRLVPLLAKAVRAVEGVVDIRVDPTGSSARRDQQGRPDQQGRPDQQGRPDQQGREG, encoded by the coding sequence ATGACCGATTCCCCGCGCACGGTGAGCGACGTCATGACCCACGCCGCGGTCGCGGTGGGGCGTCACGCCGCGTACAAGGAGATCGTGGAGCTGATGGACCAGTGGAAGGTCAGTGCCCTGCCGGTCGTCGAGGGCGACGGGAGGGTCATAGGCGTGGTGTCCGAGGCCGATCTCCTGCCGAAGGAGGAGTTCCGCATCGACGCCCCGACGCTCGGCGAAGGGGCCCGGCCGGACCTGTGGAAGGCGGGTGCGGTGACCGCCGGCGAGCTCATGTCGAGCCCCGCGGTCACCGTCCACCCGGGGGCGACCGTCGCGGAGGCCGCGCGGATCATGGCAAGGCGACGGGTGAAGCGGCTCCCGGTGGTCGACCGGGTCGGCATGCTGGAAGGCGTGGTCAGCCGCAGCGACTTGCTGAAGGTGTTCCTGCGCACGGACGAGGACCTCGCCGAGGACGTCCGTCGCCACGTACTCGCGGACCTTCCGGCCGCCGTCGGGGTGGAGGCGTCCGTCACGGACGGAGTGGTCACCCTCAGCGGGGAGCTCCGGGACCGACGGCTGGTTCCGTTGCTGGCCAAGGCCGTCCGCGCGGTCGAGGGCGTGGTGGACATCCGGGTGGATCCGACCGGGAGCTCCGCTCGTCGTGATCAACAGGGCAGGCCCGATCAACAGGGCAGGCCCGATCAACAGGGCAGGCCCGATCAACAAGGCCGGGAGGGCTGA